From Pseudobdellovibrio exovorus JSS, a single genomic window includes:
- the cutA gene encoding divalent-cation tolerance protein CutA: MSKNSKSDKMTIVYCLYPDSTEAKKTASLLLKKGKVICANIVKDVESLYMWQGKLQRSKEVAVYFKTLTSFSKEVQKEIVKLHSYDVPFVAELKVEAVNMEYQQYAKKILRST; encoded by the coding sequence ATGAGTAAAAATAGCAAGTCAGATAAGATGACGATTGTCTACTGTCTATATCCTGATAGCACTGAAGCCAAAAAGACAGCGAGCCTTTTGCTAAAGAAGGGTAAAGTGATCTGTGCTAACATCGTAAAAGATGTGGAGTCCTTGTATATGTGGCAGGGAAAACTGCAAAGAAGTAAAGAAGTGGCTGTGTATTTTAAGACACTGACTTCGTTTTCTAAGGAAGTTCAAAAAGAAATTGTTAAGCTGCACTCTTACGATGTCCCATTTGTGGCAGAGCTAAAGGTAGAGGCTGTAAATATGGAATATCAACAGTACGCAAAAAAAATATTGCGCTCAACATAG
- a CDS encoding NADPH-dependent FMN reductase, producing MKVLTFAGSLRQKSLNKKLCHFVENFVGTEKLAEVEFVDLQSLSIPIYDGDVEASSGIPQGILSLIEKIQGCDALIISSPEYNGSISSALKTTLDWVSRHPSNALSGKHVLLLAASPGALGGVRGLWHGRVPLEVLGCHVYPEMFGLSKAHENLTDTNDIQDAKMKERLQSLVKKYLEFCKKS from the coding sequence ATGAAAGTTCTTACTTTTGCGGGTTCGTTGCGACAGAAGTCTTTAAACAAAAAACTCTGTCATTTTGTTGAAAATTTTGTTGGGACGGAAAAACTCGCAGAAGTGGAGTTTGTAGATTTACAATCGCTATCAATTCCAATCTATGATGGCGATGTTGAAGCCTCTTCTGGAATTCCTCAAGGGATTTTATCATTGATCGAAAAAATTCAAGGCTGTGATGCTTTGATTATCAGTTCCCCAGAATATAATGGATCGATCTCTTCTGCTTTGAAAACGACTTTGGATTGGGTTTCTCGTCATCCATCTAATGCTTTATCTGGTAAGCATGTTCTGTTATTGGCGGCTTCACCGGGAGCTTTAGGCGGGGTACGAGGCCTATGGCACGGACGCGTGCCATTAGAAGTTTTGGGATGTCATGTATACCCAGAGATGTTTGGTCTTTCAAAAGCACACGAAAATTTAACAGATACAAATGACATTCAAGATGCTAAGATGAAGGAAAGACTTCAGAGCTTAGTTAAAAAATATCTGGAGTTCTGCAAAAAAAGTTAA
- a CDS encoding YoaK family protein — MLFGNESISEYTPTNVSIWMSMAFQAGLLNMGGFMACHRFVSHVTGFATFFGYEVNRADYKDAYGMLVVPLFFLIGCMLSAQLVDIRLKQHKRPKYYLSFGLIFLLVLGVLIAGLLGYFGTFGEPFFLLRDHVLLALLCLICGLQNATVTTVSKSVVRTTHLTGITTDLGIGLVRLINRKKLQEDMFKETRAIMMRTGIILFFFLGSLAGGYAFTHWHYGGFIIPALTSGSLFFLMYYFQVYRVRQQALKA, encoded by the coding sequence GTGTTGTTCGGTAACGAGAGTATTTCTGAGTACACGCCGACTAACGTGAGTATTTGGATGAGCATGGCCTTTCAGGCTGGATTGCTTAATATGGGTGGCTTTATGGCCTGTCATAGATTCGTATCCCACGTAACGGGGTTTGCTACATTTTTTGGTTACGAAGTGAATCGCGCTGATTATAAAGATGCCTATGGGATGTTAGTGGTTCCTTTGTTCTTTCTAATCGGATGTATGTTAAGTGCACAATTAGTCGATATTCGTCTGAAACAACATAAGCGTCCTAAATATTACCTGTCGTTTGGTTTGATTTTTCTATTAGTGTTGGGTGTTTTAATTGCAGGGTTGCTGGGGTACTTCGGAACATTCGGAGAGCCCTTTTTTCTTTTAAGAGATCACGTTTTACTAGCGCTACTGTGTCTTATCTGTGGTCTGCAAAATGCGACGGTAACCACTGTGTCGAAATCAGTTGTGCGAACGACGCATTTAACCGGTATCACCACAGATTTAGGAATAGGCCTTGTTCGTTTAATCAATCGAAAAAAACTACAAGAAGATATGTTTAAAGAAACTCGTGCCATTATGATGAGAACAGGGATCATATTATTTTTCTTCTTGGGCTCTTTGGCTGGTGGTTATGCATTTACTCACTGGCATTATGGCGGATTTATAATCCCAGCTTTAACATCAGGAAGTTTATTTTTCTTAATGTACTATTTTCAAGTTTATCGAGTACGTCAGCAAGCGCTGAAAGCTTAA
- a CDS encoding M13 family metallopeptidase encodes MNKSRCVVFLISLVMGAIATAQVEPSSVIPDVRKFELNDKVNPCDDFHQYVCSKVESEFKLRDDRSAHVFAFSDSSERILEKKKDFFKNIQQEKKLSDRSLQFKNYYLACMNESESIKEEKQLVAELTDEVKRIQKLEQFVDLNRKNMTREKWSLAGYGIIPNIDNPLIYDVMFDISLMGLPEHSYYDNEELLKDYQQLIVDTFSELYPKEDPSTFVPRAAAMIKFEKQFRDIYPYPAEFRQRYTQPRRIERAEFLKRAAPLKLEQFFMANIPIKTLIRDFVPEGFEFLQKELKPENLQVFKDIYTYRNARGIMDDAYPELFKKRMAFSHKYLGGPLVRPDRQERCTGAVMGAFGRELDLELLPRLFPKFPAEKVQEVAEKIRASILDGINQNDWLSEQSKKGAVEKIKTAQLQLVKPNNAREWDFKDILKMDPKKSNENVKRLVAAGHKRAFKKLREGVNQQAWGMAPLTVNAYYSPDKNKFVLPIGILQYPFFMKDGDMIENLGAVGTVVGHELGHSIDDEGSKFDASGKLNQWMTEEDVKTFQERGRRMIEQFNKVGHNGQLTQGENIADLVGLTFSYNAAFPQNKGNVEDKKRFFVSYARLWCNVMREKTKEMQLKTDPHALGFARVNEQVKHQSGFHEAYQCTKKNKLYLEPSDRVKIW; translated from the coding sequence ATGAATAAATCGAGATGTGTTGTTTTTTTAATTTCTTTAGTGATGGGAGCTATCGCAACGGCACAAGTCGAACCATCTTCTGTCATTCCAGATGTGCGTAAATTTGAACTGAATGACAAAGTAAATCCATGCGACGATTTTCATCAATATGTTTGCTCGAAAGTAGAGTCTGAATTCAAGTTGCGCGATGATCGTAGCGCACACGTATTTGCATTTTCAGACTCGAGTGAAAGAATTTTAGAAAAAAAGAAGGATTTCTTTAAGAATATCCAGCAAGAGAAAAAACTTTCAGATCGTTCATTGCAATTTAAAAATTACTATCTTGCCTGTATGAATGAATCTGAGTCTATTAAAGAAGAAAAGCAGCTAGTGGCTGAGCTGACAGACGAAGTGAAGCGTATTCAAAAGTTGGAGCAATTCGTAGACTTGAATAGAAAAAATATGACACGTGAAAAGTGGTCTTTGGCGGGGTATGGAATTATTCCCAATATCGACAACCCACTGATTTATGATGTGATGTTTGATATTTCGCTGATGGGGCTTCCTGAACACAGTTATTATGACAATGAAGAATTGTTGAAAGATTATCAGCAGTTGATCGTCGACACATTTAGTGAACTCTACCCGAAGGAAGACCCGAGCACATTTGTACCGCGAGCTGCGGCCATGATTAAGTTCGAGAAACAGTTCCGTGACATCTATCCGTATCCGGCAGAGTTTCGCCAGCGCTATACTCAGCCTAGACGGATTGAACGAGCTGAATTTCTGAAACGGGCGGCTCCGCTGAAGTTGGAACAGTTCTTTATGGCCAATATTCCCATTAAAACCTTAATTCGCGATTTTGTGCCTGAGGGGTTTGAGTTTTTACAAAAAGAATTAAAACCTGAAAACTTGCAGGTCTTTAAGGATATTTATACCTATCGTAATGCTCGTGGAATTATGGATGATGCCTATCCTGAACTATTCAAAAAAAGAATGGCGTTCAGTCATAAATATCTTGGGGGGCCATTGGTGCGTCCAGATCGCCAAGAGCGGTGTACTGGAGCCGTGATGGGAGCTTTCGGTCGCGAATTAGATTTGGAATTGTTACCTAGATTGTTTCCTAAGTTCCCTGCAGAAAAAGTTCAAGAGGTCGCTGAAAAAATCAGAGCTTCTATCTTAGATGGTATTAATCAAAATGATTGGCTTTCAGAGCAGAGTAAAAAAGGGGCTGTTGAAAAAATCAAAACAGCACAATTGCAGCTTGTGAAACCAAACAATGCAAGAGAGTGGGACTTTAAAGACATTCTGAAAATGGACCCGAAGAAATCTAACGAAAATGTTAAGCGTCTGGTAGCAGCGGGGCACAAACGTGCATTTAAGAAATTACGTGAAGGTGTAAATCAACAGGCGTGGGGGATGGCTCCATTGACAGTGAACGCTTATTATTCTCCAGATAAGAATAAATTTGTTTTGCCTATTGGGATTTTACAATATCCGTTCTTTATGAAGGACGGGGACATGATTGAAAATCTTGGTGCTGTTGGAACCGTGGTTGGGCACGAACTTGGTCACAGTATTGATGACGAAGGCTCGAAATTTGATGCCAGCGGCAAGTTGAATCAGTGGATGACAGAAGAGGATGTGAAGACGTTCCAAGAAAGAGGGCGTCGTATGATCGAGCAATTTAATAAAGTCGGTCACAATGGACAGTTAACTCAAGGTGAAAATATTGCGGACTTAGTAGGACTGACTTTTTCTTACAATGCCGCCTTCCCACAAAACAAAGGGAATGTAGAAGATAAAAAACGCTTTTTTGTATCGTATGCGCGCCTATGGTGTAATGTGATGCGTGAAAAAACGAAAGAGATGCAGCTAAAAACAGATCCACATGCATTGGGTTTTGCACGCGTGAACGAACAGGTTAAACATCAAAGTGGTTTTCACGAAGCCTATCAGTGTACAAAAAAGAACAAGTTGTATTTAGAGCCTTCTGACAGAGTTAAAATTTGGTGA
- a CDS encoding YheT family hydrolase: MRSSFSKVELELDPFVPYLPFATGHTQTVLGHIVPSEKTHFGFDSQVLTLPDGDELLLEYVDNQSAYTVSLYHGLAGDAQSDYIRRSAILAQRLGWNIVQVNHRGIRTHARQTYHSGRGEDASEVIKWCRQRFPDTQQIAVGFSMSGSILLNLLSLRYGEEQPDYAVVVNAPLDLAKSARLLSAGFSRVYDMRFCLLLKKMIEERKGEKVHVPLWARTTDIDDWYTSKLNGFADALDYYTQCSSMNYVDRIQTKTFVLSSYDDPFIDVQDYLTAPWSSSVHLSLQRYGGHMGYFSKQKNTSYGRRWLDHYLESVFCKILKSSFE; the protein is encoded by the coding sequence ATGAGGTCTTCATTTTCAAAAGTCGAATTAGAATTAGATCCTTTTGTGCCCTATTTGCCATTTGCAACAGGGCATACTCAGACAGTTTTGGGACACATTGTTCCCTCTGAAAAAACACACTTTGGCTTTGATTCTCAAGTATTAACGTTACCTGACGGAGATGAGTTATTACTGGAGTATGTAGATAATCAATCGGCTTATACCGTGAGTTTATATCATGGTCTTGCGGGTGATGCTCAATCGGATTACATCAGAAGATCAGCGATACTGGCACAGCGCCTAGGTTGGAACATTGTGCAGGTCAACCATCGGGGAATACGCACGCACGCTCGTCAGACGTATCACTCGGGACGAGGAGAAGATGCTTCTGAGGTGATCAAGTGGTGTCGGCAGCGTTTTCCCGATACACAGCAAATAGCTGTGGGCTTTTCTATGAGCGGCAGTATTTTACTAAATCTATTAAGTTTGCGCTATGGGGAAGAGCAGCCTGATTATGCTGTGGTGGTGAATGCTCCCTTGGATCTGGCTAAGAGTGCTCGTCTATTGTCGGCAGGTTTTTCTCGTGTTTACGATATGAGGTTTTGTCTTCTGTTAAAGAAAATGATCGAAGAACGAAAAGGTGAAAAAGTTCACGTTCCTCTATGGGCTAGAACAACTGATATCGATGACTGGTATACATCTAAGCTCAATGGCTTTGCAGATGCTTTAGATTACTACACGCAATGTTCGTCAATGAACTATGTGGATCGTATTCAGACAAAAACATTTGTGCTGTCATCCTACGATGACCCTTTTATTGATGTTCAGGATTATCTTACGGCTCCGTGGAGCTCTTCCGTTCACTTGAGTTTACAGCGCTATGGCGGGCACATGGGTTATTTTTCAAAACAAAAAAACACGTCCTATGGACGTCGCTGGTTAGATCACTACTTAGAATCTGTTTTTTGTAAAATTTTGAAGAGTTCTTTTGAATAG